The proteins below come from a single Chryseobacterium sp. MA9 genomic window:
- a CDS encoding LA_2272 family surface repeat-containing protein, producing the protein MKTRILLIAVLLCSSLAYASDSLKVDSLKPRLIAASPSKNVRNVNGILFKYYDEEDHFKPKRVNGLGMGFNFIGIFLPPLMLFNLQPPGNYDYVVVPREKMNKINGLQLSLINMEPTVTNGLEINVSSNINTYAVTNGMSISPFFNLHHEMKGVSVAPLANVGQKCRGIQIGLYNKCSDFRGIQIGGWNENGKRKLPLINWNFKKPKTSKTL; encoded by the coding sequence ATGAAAACACGAATTTTATTAATAGCAGTTCTTTTATGCAGTAGTCTGGCCTATGCATCAGACAGTCTAAAAGTTGATTCTTTGAAACCAAGATTGATCGCTGCTTCCCCCTCAAAGAATGTCAGAAATGTCAATGGGATTTTATTTAAATATTATGATGAGGAAGATCATTTTAAGCCTAAGAGAGTAAACGGGTTGGGCATGGGGTTCAATTTTATAGGTATTTTTCTGCCGCCATTGATGCTTTTCAACTTACAGCCACCGGGCAATTATGATTATGTAGTTGTTCCCCGTGAAAAGATGAATAAAATCAATGGACTTCAATTGTCCCTGATCAATATGGAACCTACAGTCACCAATGGTCTGGAAATCAATGTTTCGAGTAATATCAATACATATGCGGTGACCAACGGCATGTCTATTTCTCCGTTTTTTAATCTGCACCATGAAATGAAAGGAGTTTCTGTAGCGCCATTGGCTAATGTTGGTCAGAAATGCAGAGGAATACAGATAGGATTGTACAATAAATGCAGTGATTTCAGAGGAATACAGATTGGCGGATGGAATGAGAATGGAAAGAGAAAACTTCCTCTCATCAACTGGAATTTTAAAAAACCGAAAACGAGTAAGACATTATGA
- a CDS encoding helix-turn-helix domain-containing protein: protein MHQEALLKEIRRKIGEKSLNDEIANILNISYDAAHRRTSMKAKFSFEEALELAKYYQISLDQFLGTENQLVVKRTQPVRTTEDLLNYFENSLKILNVFHNITNSKVFYSAKDIPFFYTISDSILSRFKFYVWMNLLNQDKFLSPFHEFNMEYHSVKNEMLKNLYDQQNVTEIWNDTTIMSALRQISFYYEMRLLKKNDVDLILDDLRKLLEGLEIKTLEKTNFQIYVNDLVILNNSILFKNEQQCSFFVPFSMFGYMMTNDKITCEDSLSYFEHQIKNSRSLNESGNRERKMFFNKMYEQIDRLKQNLS, encoded by the coding sequence ATGCACCAGGAAGCTCTACTGAAGGAAATCCGAAGAAAAATCGGGGAAAAATCTTTAAATGATGAGATCGCCAACATCCTTAATATCAGCTATGATGCAGCTCACAGAAGGACTTCTATGAAAGCCAAGTTCAGTTTTGAGGAAGCATTGGAGCTTGCCAAATACTATCAGATTTCATTGGATCAGTTCCTGGGAACAGAAAACCAGCTGGTTGTCAAAAGAACCCAACCGGTAAGAACCACCGAGGATCTTTTAAACTATTTCGAAAACTCTTTGAAGATTTTGAATGTTTTTCATAATATCACCAATTCCAAAGTATTTTATTCAGCAAAAGACATCCCGTTTTTTTACACTATTTCAGATTCCATTTTGTCTCGTTTCAAATTTTATGTCTGGATGAATTTACTGAACCAGGATAAATTTTTAAGCCCTTTTCATGAGTTTAATATGGAATATCATTCTGTAAAAAATGAAATGCTGAAAAATCTTTATGATCAACAAAATGTAACCGAAATCTGGAATGACACCACCATTATGAGTGCTTTGAGACAAATCTCGTTCTATTATGAGATGAGATTATTAAAGAAAAATGATGTGGATCTTATTCTTGATGACTTAAGAAAATTATTAGAGGGGCTCGAAATAAAAACACTGGAGAAAACTAATTTTCAGATCTATGTGAATGATTTAGTAATTTTAAACAACAGCATTTTATTCAAAAATGAGCAGCAATGTTCCTTTTTCGTTCCTTTCAGTATGTTTGGATATATGATGACCAATGATAAAATCACCTGTGAAGATTCTCTGAGCTATTTTGAGCATCAGATCAAGAATTCCAGATCACTGAACGAATCCGGAAACCGGGAAAGGAAAATGTTCTTTAATAAAATGTATGAACAGATTGACCGATTAAAACAAAATCTATCATGA
- a CDS encoding AraC family transcriptional regulator, with amino-acid sequence MNTLRKGEYFGETNQMVNLEGLIITDTEYTHPYVDWHYHENAYFTFLLQGNMTEGNRKETYGCSAGTLLYHHWEDPHYNIKPEVFTRGFHIELSQSWFDRFDIQKNKVEGSFNIQDPALKLLVYQMFKETKTNDLSFEIAVNQLLLHLFSQLSHQKEIVDRKPVWVGQINEILHESFTESLSLTELSKTLNIHPIHLSRDFHKYFHCNLGEYLRKLKLNKSLELLTLSNSLTDIALECGFSDQSHFIRCFRENIGITPLKYRKLLKNH; translated from the coding sequence ATGAATACTCTTCGTAAAGGCGAATATTTTGGAGAAACCAATCAAATGGTCAATTTAGAAGGATTGATCATCACTGATACGGAGTATACGCATCCTTACGTAGACTGGCATTATCATGAAAATGCTTACTTTACTTTTCTTCTGCAGGGCAATATGACAGAAGGAAACAGAAAAGAGACGTATGGCTGTTCTGCAGGAACGTTATTGTACCATCACTGGGAAGATCCGCATTACAATATTAAACCGGAGGTTTTTACAAGAGGTTTTCACATCGAACTTTCGCAAAGCTGGTTTGATCGGTTTGATATTCAGAAAAATAAAGTGGAGGGCAGTTTTAATATACAAGATCCCGCCTTAAAACTTTTGGTTTATCAGATGTTCAAGGAAACCAAAACCAATGATTTATCTTTTGAAATAGCTGTCAATCAGTTACTATTACATCTTTTCAGTCAATTGAGCCATCAGAAGGAAATAGTTGATAGAAAACCTGTATGGGTAGGTCAGATCAATGAAATTCTACACGAAAGCTTTACGGAAAGTCTCAGTCTTACGGAACTTTCCAAAACATTGAACATTCATCCCATTCATTTAAGCAGGGATTTTCATAAATATTTCCATTGCAATCTGGGTGAATACCTCAGAAAATTAAAACTTAATAAATCTCTTGAACTTCTCACTTTATCCAATTCTTTAACGGATATCGCCTTGGAATGCGGTTTTTCAGACCAGAGCCATTTTATCCGTTGTTTCAGAGAAAATATAGGAATTACCCCACTTAAATACAGGAAGCTTTTGAAAAATCATTAG
- a CDS encoding SDR family NAD(P)-dependent oxidoreductase, whose protein sequence is METKKVWFVTGASKGLGFELVKKLLSEGFQVAATSRTVESLISTIGETSENFLPLSVNITDNNDIKSAIAKTVDHFGQIDVVVNNAGYGQIGTLEELTDEEARENYAVNVFGTLNVIRNAMPYLREQRSGNIFNISSVGGYSANFPGWGIYCSTKFAVAGFTEALAEEVKDFGIHATVVYPGYFRTDFLNKDSVKTPTNPIQAYEAARNSEQAHLNEINGNQPNDPEKAADILIQISKEKNPPVHLLLGVGTMEFLNNKIDILKKDAEKWESLTVSTAI, encoded by the coding sequence ATGGAAACAAAAAAAGTATGGTTCGTGACAGGAGCTTCAAAAGGCTTAGGATTCGAGTTGGTAAAAAAATTATTATCCGAAGGATTTCAGGTTGCAGCCACAAGCCGTACCGTTGAATCCCTGATCTCAACCATCGGAGAAACTTCAGAAAACTTCCTTCCGCTCAGCGTCAACATTACAGACAATAACGACATCAAATCTGCCATTGCTAAAACAGTTGATCATTTCGGGCAAATTGATGTGGTTGTCAATAATGCGGGTTATGGACAAATCGGAACGCTGGAAGAACTTACCGATGAAGAGGCAAGAGAAAATTACGCTGTAAATGTTTTCGGAACCTTAAATGTGATCAGAAACGCCATGCCTTATCTGCGTGAGCAAAGATCAGGAAATATCTTCAATATTTCTTCTGTTGGTGGATATTCTGCCAATTTTCCGGGTTGGGGAATTTACTGTTCAACAAAATTTGCTGTTGCAGGCTTTACTGAAGCTTTAGCTGAAGAAGTAAAAGATTTCGGAATTCATGCTACCGTTGTGTATCCTGGATATTTCCGTACAGACTTTTTGAATAAAGATTCTGTGAAAACCCCTACCAATCCTATTCAGGCATATGAAGCAGCAAGAAATTCTGAACAGGCCCACCTTAATGAAATCAATGGAAATCAGCCTAATGATCCTGAAAAAGCAGCTGATATACTGATTCAGATCAGTAAAGAGAAAAATCCGCCAGTACACTTATTATTAGGTGTAGGAACGATGGAATTTCTGAATAACAAAATTGATATTTTAAAGAAAGACGCTGAGAAATGGGAAAGTCTTACTGTTTCCACTGCGATCTAA
- a CDS encoding AraC family transcriptional regulator, producing MKQPVHFNSISDFHAFCGLPNPEHPLISVIDYSKVRYVVDNDELKWIQNFYSIGLKKNVTPKFNYGQQQYDFDSGVLCFVSPQQFLSLEIRQDVEVEPTGFLLLIHPDFLWNTSLTRKIKSYDFFSYKVKEALFLSDKEEKILVDIFKNIEREYQSNTDRFTQELIIAQIELLLVYSDRFYERQFFTRKKSSHELLYKFEDILSQYFESGNLLENGIPSVKTIAEQMNISPNYLGTLLRLHTQQNTQQHIQNKLIDSAKERLSTTSLSVSEIAYELGFEHPQSFSKLFKQKTNQSPGEFRKLFN from the coding sequence ATGAAACAGCCCGTTCATTTTAATTCTATTTCAGATTTTCATGCTTTCTGTGGTCTTCCGAATCCTGAGCATCCTCTGATCAGTGTGATAGATTACAGTAAAGTCCGCTATGTTGTAGATAATGACGAATTGAAATGGATCCAGAATTTTTATTCGATTGGTTTGAAAAAGAATGTCACTCCAAAGTTTAATTATGGGCAGCAGCAATATGATTTTGATTCGGGTGTATTATGCTTTGTTTCTCCACAACAGTTTTTGAGTCTGGAAATAAGACAGGATGTAGAAGTGGAGCCTACGGGGTTTTTATTGCTGATTCATCCCGATTTTCTGTGGAACACTTCATTAACCAGGAAAATAAAATCTTATGATTTCTTCAGTTATAAGGTAAAAGAAGCCCTTTTCCTTTCTGATAAGGAAGAGAAGATTCTTGTTGATATTTTTAAAAATATTGAACGGGAATATCAGTCAAATACAGATAGATTCACGCAGGAACTGATCATTGCCCAGATTGAATTATTACTGGTTTATTCTGATCGTTTTTATGAACGTCAATTTTTCACCAGAAAAAAATCAAGTCACGAATTATTATACAAGTTTGAAGACATCCTTTCCCAATATTTCGAAAGTGGAAATCTTCTTGAAAACGGAATTCCATCGGTAAAAACCATTGCCGAACAGATGAATATTTCGCCCAATTATCTGGGAACACTTCTACGGCTTCACACGCAGCAAAACACACAGCAGCACATCCAGAATAAGCTCATTGATTCTGCCAAAGAACGTTTGAGTACTACGAGTTTATCTGTAAGTGAGATTGCTTATGAATTGGGATTTGAACATCCGCAGTCTTTCAGTAAACTCTTTAAACAAAAGACGAATCAGTCTCCGGGAGAATTTAGAAAATTATTTAATTAA
- a CDS encoding serine hydrolase has translation MKPVLLLIFIFTFYLYQGQNKNIINPEKIENPIQKKYTGKIIFLNKAIALENLKDSDFLTSSVFQENGDLGILAFFDNSLVNYLHPLEPNWPVDELLKNGNYQFSFYVDEKLIYKENLNTGAGIADHKKNKTTLRIPLLSSKNEDSWGRYLWMRFYMAHNGIDALAEGNHILKIEMRPYLNTSTIKTGPVIAEGQINLNVPSQNISEQQIAVQSIQPNSGWKVSKEKINTETIRNLNKKIAENRFKNITGVVIVKDGKLLLEEYFNGSGRDSLQDTRSVGKSFSSALTGIAIKEGYLKNENQNLKDFYDLKQFKNYSSQKENVTIKSLLTMSSGFDGNDENSESAGNEENMYPTENWVNFTLDLPMTENAAGKNWSYFTAGVVVTGDILDKTVPQGLKNYADKKLFHPLGITNYKWQFTPQQKPSLAGGLRMKALDFAKFGQLYSNNGVWEGKTILTRNWIKKSFTNYFTDNPDFEGYGYLFWRKVYKVGNNSYEAFQSSGNGGNKIIIFTKIPVVMVITAQAYNKPYAHSQVEKMVQEFLLPSLMMSNE, from the coding sequence ATGAAACCAGTTCTATTATTGATCTTTATTTTTACATTTTATCTTTATCAGGGACAAAATAAAAACATAATCAATCCTGAAAAAATTGAAAATCCGATTCAAAAAAAATATACCGGAAAAATTATTTTCCTTAACAAAGCCATTGCTCTTGAAAATTTGAAAGATTCGGACTTTCTCACTTCTTCTGTATTTCAGGAAAACGGAGACCTTGGTATTCTTGCTTTTTTTGATAATTCTCTTGTTAACTACCTTCATCCGCTTGAACCTAATTGGCCTGTTGATGAACTGTTAAAAAATGGAAATTATCAATTCTCATTTTATGTAGACGAAAAGCTGATCTATAAAGAAAACCTCAATACAGGTGCAGGCATTGCAGATCATAAAAAAAACAAAACCACATTACGAATTCCTCTTCTCAGCAGTAAAAACGAAGATTCATGGGGAAGATATCTATGGATGCGCTTCTATATGGCCCATAACGGAATTGATGCTCTGGCGGAAGGCAATCATATTTTAAAAATTGAAATGCGTCCGTATCTCAATACTTCTACAATTAAGACAGGACCTGTTATTGCAGAAGGACAGATCAACCTCAATGTTCCTTCCCAAAATATTTCGGAGCAGCAGATCGCTGTTCAGTCCATCCAACCCAACAGCGGATGGAAGGTTTCTAAGGAAAAGATAAACACGGAAACCATCAGAAATCTGAATAAGAAAATTGCAGAAAACAGGTTTAAAAATATAACCGGAGTTGTCATTGTAAAAGACGGAAAATTGCTTCTTGAAGAATATTTCAACGGATCCGGAAGAGATTCTTTGCAAGATACCCGTTCTGTAGGAAAATCGTTTTCTTCGGCATTAACGGGAATTGCGATCAAAGAGGGATATTTAAAAAACGAAAATCAGAATCTGAAAGATTTTTATGACCTGAAACAATTTAAAAATTATTCTTCCCAAAAAGAGAATGTTACTATAAAAAGTTTATTGACTATGAGCTCCGGATTTGACGGAAACGATGAAAATTCTGAATCTGCCGGAAATGAGGAAAACATGTATCCTACCGAAAATTGGGTAAATTTCACATTGGATCTGCCAATGACAGAGAATGCAGCAGGAAAAAACTGGAGTTACTTCACAGCCGGAGTTGTGGTAACCGGAGATATTTTGGATAAAACAGTTCCGCAAGGCTTAAAAAATTATGCAGATAAAAAATTATTTCACCCTCTTGGCATCACAAATTATAAATGGCAGTTTACTCCACAGCAAAAACCTTCTCTGGCAGGAGGATTACGTATGAAAGCACTAGATTTTGCAAAATTTGGACAGTTGTATAGCAATAATGGAGTTTGGGAGGGTAAAACTATATTGACCAGGAATTGGATTAAGAAATCTTTCACCAATTATTTCACAGATAATCCTGATTTTGAAGGATATGGATATTTATTCTGGAGAAAGGTTTACAAGGTGGGAAATAACAGTTATGAAGCTTTCCAATCCAGCGGAAATGGTGGAAACAAAATCATCATCTTCACCAAAATACCGGTTGTCATGGTAATTACCGCACAGGCCTACAATAAACCTTATGCCCACTCACAAGTCGAAAAAATGGTACAGGAATTCCTTTTACCAAGTTTAATGATGAGTAATGAATAA
- the rimM gene encoding ribosome maturation factor RimM (Essential for efficient processing of 16S rRNA), with protein MRKEDCYFLGKITRRHGLAGNVILKLDTDQPELYNKLESIFVEINGLLVPFFIEKSSWSKLDALNLAFKNSSEAIIDQVLGKSVYLPLASLPKLSGKQFYYHEIIGFEIFDQNDDNCGVIRSVNDQTAQVYFITNLDGKEVVIPMIKDWILEVDREERIIKMELPEGLIDVFLVPSKKDE; from the coding sequence ATGCGTAAAGAAGATTGCTATTTTTTAGGTAAAATCACACGCAGACATGGACTTGCGGGTAACGTAATCCTTAAATTGGATACCGATCAACCCGAGCTTTACAATAAATTGGAATCAATATTCGTTGAAATCAACGGATTATTGGTTCCATTTTTTATTGAAAAATCATCATGGAGCAAACTTGATGCTCTGAATCTTGCATTCAAAAACTCTTCTGAGGCTATAATAGATCAGGTGTTGGGTAAAAGTGTTTACCTTCCGCTTGCTTCTCTACCTAAACTTTCAGGAAAACAATTCTATTACCACGAAATCATCGGATTTGAAATTTTTGATCAAAATGATGACAACTGTGGAGTAATCAGATCTGTAAACGATCAGACGGCACAGGTGTATTTCATTACAAATCTGGATGGAAAAGAAGTGGTTATTCCTATGATAAAAGACTGGATTCTTGAAGTTGACAGGGAAGAAAGAATAATCAAAATGGAACTTCCTGAAGGTCTTATTGATGTATTCCTTGTTCCATCTAAGAAAGACGAATAA
- a CDS encoding 30S ribosomal protein S16, which produces MSVKIRLQRHGKKGKPFFHIVVADSRARRDGRFIEKLGTYNPITNPATIELNVDSAVQWLNNGAQPTDTARAILSYKGALYKKHLQGGVAKGAFDEAEAEKRFNAWVEAKDSKVQGKVEGLATAKADAKKAALEAEVKVNEARVAAAAQADADAKAAEEAANAPAEEVVAEATEGEAPAAETEENTEA; this is translated from the coding sequence ATGTCAGTAAAAATCAGATTACAAAGACACGGTAAAAAAGGAAAACCTTTTTTCCACATCGTGGTTGCAGATTCTAGAGCTAGAAGAGATGGTAGATTCATCGAAAAACTAGGAACTTACAACCCAATTACTAACCCGGCAACTATCGAATTGAACGTTGATTCCGCTGTACAGTGGTTAAACAACGGTGCTCAGCCTACTGATACTGCTAGAGCTATTCTATCTTACAAAGGTGCTCTTTACAAAAAACACTTACAAGGTGGTGTGGCTAAAGGTGCTTTTGACGAAGCTGAAGCTGAAAAAAGATTCAATGCTTGGGTAGAAGCTAAAGATTCTAAAGTACAAGGTAAAGTAGAAGGTTTAGCAACTGCTAAAGCTGATGCTAAGAAAGCTGCTTTAGAAGCTGAAGTAAAAGTAAACGAAGCTAGAGTTGCTGCTGCTGCACAAGCTGATGCTGATGCTAAAGCTGCTGAAGAAGCTGCAAACGCACCTGCTGAAGAAGTTGTTGCTGAAGCTACAGAAGGAGAAGCTCCTGCTGCTGAAACTGAAGAAAACACTGAAGCTTAA
- a CDS encoding nitroreductase, protein MNKASILKEIIEQRRSIFPKDYTDTEISQEVLEEILNSATFAPNHKRTKPWRFKIFKGEEKVQLASEMQAIYKATTSEQIFLEKKYNDIGFKINKADAVVSIVVNFSGMVPEWEEIAATSMAVQNMYLTCTANNIGCYWSSPKIVDELKDSLTIEENQKCLGLFYLGNLS, encoded by the coding sequence ATGAATAAAGCATCCATTTTAAAAGAAATCATAGAGCAAAGAAGAAGTATTTTCCCAAAAGATTATACTGATACAGAAATTTCTCAGGAAGTTTTGGAAGAAATTTTAAACTCTGCCACATTTGCTCCCAATCATAAGCGTACAAAACCTTGGCGCTTCAAAATATTCAAAGGAGAAGAAAAAGTACAGCTGGCATCAGAAATGCAGGCAATCTATAAAGCAACTACATCTGAACAGATTTTCTTAGAGAAAAAATATAACGATATTGGTTTTAAAATCAATAAAGCTGATGCAGTAGTTTCCATTGTTGTCAATTTCAGCGGAATGGTCCCGGAATGGGAAGAAATAGCAGCTACCTCGATGGCCGTTCAGAATATGTATCTTACCTGCACTGCGAATAATATCGGATGCTACTGGAGTTCTCCCAAAATTGTAGATGAGTTGAAAGATTCTCTTACTATTGAAGAAAACCAGAAGTGTCTGGGATTATTTTATTTGGGTAATTTGTCTTAA
- a CDS encoding GreA/GreB family elongation factor, with the protein MEKIVFEKSHIRDFVKTTIAEKIEKLNNFIEFTLEASRDIKKTPKYDSMREEMQEEIYQMQRQLGALNDLKRNMAKVLNTATERVQLGSLVITNKARFYISVSLGEFFFEGDRFYAISPESPMAKKMMGMKSGDEFTLNKIHQKVIEVL; encoded by the coding sequence ATGGAGAAGATTGTATTTGAAAAAAGTCATATCAGAGACTTTGTGAAAACTACTATCGCAGAGAAAATTGAAAAGCTTAATAACTTTATCGAATTTACCCTGGAGGCCAGCCGTGACATCAAAAAAACTCCGAAATATGACAGCATGAGAGAAGAGATGCAGGAGGAGATTTATCAGATGCAGCGACAGCTGGGGGCTTTGAATGATCTTAAAAGAAATATGGCAAAAGTTCTGAATACCGCTACAGAAAGAGTACAGCTTGGCTCGCTGGTGATTACCAACAAGGCCCGGTTTTATATATCAGTGTCATTAGGGGAATTTTTTTTTGAAGGAGACCGGTTCTATGCAATCTCTCCCGAAAGTCCTATGGCCAAAAAAATGATGGGCATGAAATCAGGTGATGAGTTTACTTTAAATAAGATCCATCAGAAGGTTATAGAGGTTTTGTAA
- a CDS encoding DUF805 domain-containing protein: MFKAPFSFDGRIRRTEYGLSYLLYLVFSVPFNIYFQSNEPSGGVTIVFFLLLIPFLWFLIAQGAKRCHDRGNSGWFQLIPLYGLWMLFADSDHGPNEYGPNPKGEGNYNSINEIGKKEL; encoded by the coding sequence ATGTTTAAAGCACCATTTTCATTTGATGGGAGAATCAGAAGGACAGAATACGGATTGTCCTATCTTCTATATCTGGTATTTTCTGTACCTTTCAATATCTATTTTCAGAGTAACGAGCCATCAGGAGGTGTTACTATAGTTTTCTTTCTTTTATTGATTCCTTTTCTTTGGTTCCTTATTGCACAGGGAGCAAAAAGATGCCATGACAGAGGAAATTCAGGCTGGTTTCAATTAATTCCTTTGTATGGCTTATGGATGTTATTTGCAGACAGCGACCACGGGCCAAATGAATACGGACCTAATCCTAAGGGCGAAGGAAACTATAACTCGATCAACGAGATTGGTAAGAAAGAATTGTAA
- a CDS encoding SRPBCC family protein: MKTLLKIIGTIIVLIIIYAIIAMLAFSKDYHYEKSIVINAPKEIVWQHTNSLKAYNTWDPFSKEIKNFSVTYSGAGDQIGDSYHWTGDDSEGEQSITEVVADEKLSTQLHFIKPFEGTAKSKIVLTPEGGGTKVTWMIDNELNAMMKIMKPMMDSNMDKMFSQGLGDLKKLAEK; the protein is encoded by the coding sequence ATGAAAACACTCTTAAAAATTATTGGTACTATCATCGTACTGATCATTATCTATGCTATAATTGCTATGCTGGCTTTCAGTAAAGATTACCATTATGAAAAATCTATTGTCATCAATGCACCAAAAGAAATAGTATGGCAACACACAAACTCTTTAAAAGCATATAATACATGGGATCCTTTTTCTAAAGAAATAAAAAATTTCTCTGTTACCTACTCAGGAGCAGGAGACCAGATAGGCGATTCTTATCACTGGACAGGTGATGACAGCGAAGGAGAGCAATCCATTACTGAAGTTGTAGCTGATGAAAAGCTGAGTACTCAGCTTCATTTCATAAAACCTTTTGAAGGCACAGCCAAAAGTAAGATTGTACTGACCCCTGAAGGTGGCGGAACAAAAGTAACCTGGATGATCGATAATGAACTGAATGCCATGATGAAGATCATGAAACCTATGATGGACAGTAATATGGATAAAATGTTCAGCCAGGGGCTCGGTGATCTGAAGAAACTTGCTGAAAAATAA